One Burkholderia sp. PAMC 26561 genomic window carries:
- a CDS encoding sigma-70 family RNA polymerase sigma factor, whose translation MTTILSHDPTPDTLVQLLDRVASEDAAALRALYDLTSSKLFGLALRILVKREWAEEVLQDAFVNIWRYAGDYKAGLSAPMTWMAAIVRNRALDYLRRQKANGASAETEWSDALDDTLPANEADPSDQMLMSQEARQLAICMDRLEANQRQAVALAYLRDQSHSEVADVLKVPLGTVKSWIRRGLEKLKTCLGGL comes from the coding sequence ATGACGACAATCCTTTCTCACGACCCGACCCCCGACACCCTCGTGCAACTGCTCGACCGTGTTGCCAGCGAAGACGCCGCCGCGTTGCGCGCGCTCTATGATTTAACTTCGTCGAAACTGTTTGGCCTCGCGCTTCGTATATTGGTGAAGCGTGAGTGGGCCGAAGAAGTTTTGCAGGACGCGTTCGTCAATATCTGGCGATACGCGGGCGACTACAAAGCAGGCCTGTCCGCGCCCATGACCTGGATGGCGGCGATCGTCCGCAACCGGGCTCTCGATTATTTGCGGCGGCAGAAAGCCAACGGGGCGAGCGCCGAAACCGAATGGAGCGATGCGTTGGACGATACCTTGCCTGCAAACGAGGCAGATCCCTCCGACCAGATGCTGATGAGCCAGGAAGCACGGCAACTCGCCATCTGCATGGACAGGCTCGAAGCCAATCAGCGTCAGGCAGTGGCGCTTGCATATCTGCGTGACCAGAGCCATAGCGAAGTGGCCGACGTTCTTAAAGTACCGCTCGGCACAGTGAAGTCGTGGATTCGTCGCGGCTTGGAAAAACTAAAGACGTGCCTGGGAGGGCTGTGA
- a CDS encoding helix-turn-helix transcriptional regulator produces the protein MTPSSPSSSNAPSVAPPLDATPARALGEFIRAHRERLSPMAVGLPPGPRRRTPGLRREEVAQLCGVSPTWYTWIEQGRPVSASADALARIAVALQLSRAERAYLFELAAQRDPAEPDPAAQDAPASLLKSVELIDAPAYVLDRQWNALRWNAQAAALFVGWLDGERDRNLLSFTFTGAGAQSLIVDWETRARRLVAEFRADSIRHLNDAPTRALIDSLSSASDAFARFWASQDVGEREGGTREFNHPTRGRLVYDQITFKPAHREDLKLVMLVGV, from the coding sequence ATGACTCCGTCGTCGCCCTCTTCTTCTAACGCACCCAGCGTCGCGCCACCGCTCGATGCCACGCCCGCGCGCGCGCTCGGCGAGTTCATCCGCGCGCATCGCGAGCGGCTTTCGCCGATGGCCGTCGGCCTGCCACCCGGTCCGCGCCGCCGCACGCCGGGTTTGCGTCGTGAGGAAGTTGCTCAGTTGTGCGGCGTCAGCCCGACCTGGTACACGTGGATCGAGCAAGGCCGGCCGGTTTCCGCTTCCGCCGATGCCCTCGCGCGCATCGCGGTCGCATTGCAGCTCTCGCGGGCCGAGCGCGCATACCTCTTTGAACTCGCCGCCCAGCGCGATCCAGCCGAGCCCGATCCGGCGGCGCAAGATGCGCCGGCGTCGCTGCTGAAATCCGTGGAATTGATCGATGCCCCCGCCTACGTGCTCGACCGGCAATGGAACGCGTTGCGATGGAACGCACAGGCGGCCGCGTTGTTTGTTGGCTGGCTGGATGGCGAGCGGGATCGGAATCTGCTCTCGTTCACGTTTACCGGGGCCGGAGCACAGAGTCTCATCGTCGATTGGGAGACACGGGCGCGCCGTCTGGTAGCCGAATTCCGGGCTGATTCGATCCGTCACCTGAACGATGCCCCGACGCGAGCGCTGATCGATTCGCTCAGCAGCGCCAGCGATGCATTCGCGCGCTTCTGGGCGTCGCAAGACGTGGGCGAACGTGAAGGCGGCACGCGGGAGTTCAATCACCCCACGCGCGGCCGGCTCGTGTACGACCAGATTACGTTCAAGCCGGCGCACCGGGAAGATTTGAAACTTGTGATGCTGGTGGGAGTTTGA
- a CDS encoding class I SAM-dependent methyltransferase gives MKHHEQVADAFGSTAAAYLTSAVHATGADLQELAREVAAVPDAAVLDLGCGAGHVSFSVAPHAKSVVAYDIAEQMLATVAGAAQERGLENITTQQGPAERLPFADATFDRVLSRMSAHHWHDVPAALKEVRRVLKPGGRVVFVDIAGADHPLLDTHIQAVEVLRDGSHIRDYRGDEWLALFEQAGFKAGIRSRWRLPLQFDTWVARMRTPPERVTAIRSLWKNAPDEVRQYFAVQDDGSFELDALMVEAE, from the coding sequence ATGAAACACCACGAACAGGTCGCCGATGCATTCGGCTCGACCGCCGCCGCCTATCTCACGAGTGCCGTGCATGCAACCGGCGCCGATCTGCAGGAACTGGCGCGCGAAGTTGCCGCGGTTCCGGATGCGGCCGTGCTCGACCTGGGTTGCGGGGCGGGTCACGTGAGTTTTTCGGTCGCGCCGCACGCCAAGAGCGTGGTGGCGTACGACATCGCGGAACAGATGCTGGCGACGGTCGCCGGGGCGGCGCAGGAACGCGGGCTTGAGAACATCACGACGCAGCAAGGTCCCGCCGAACGTCTGCCTTTCGCCGATGCCACCTTCGACCGCGTGCTGAGCCGCATGAGCGCTCACCACTGGCACGATGTGCCGGCGGCGCTGAAGGAAGTCCGGCGCGTGCTGAAGCCGGGCGGGCGCGTGGTGTTCGTGGATATCGCGGGCGCGGACCATCCGTTGCTCGATACCCATATCCAGGCCGTCGAAGTGCTGCGCGATGGCTCGCATATCCGGGATTATCGTGGGGACGAGTGGCTGGCCTTGTTCGAACAGGCGGGCTTCAAGGCCGGGATTCGCAGCCGATGGCGCTTGCCGCTTCAATTCGATACGTGGGTCGCGAGAATGCGTACGCCGCCGGAACGCGTGACGGCGATTCGCTCGCTGTGGAAGAACGCGCCCGACGAAGTGCGCCAGTATTTCGCGGTTCAGGACGATGGTTCGTTTGAACTGGATGCGTTGATGGTCGAGGCGGAATAA